The sequence AACCAAATATTTAGTTCAAAAATTGCCTAATCATCGGACAAAATACATGTACAAGTTCTTTCTAATTCATATCAATAATTGGCACCAATTGCAAATCAACTTTATTGATGatagttatttatttagtttagttgatAGAGTACGTACAAACTCTCTTCGTCGATTTTCAATTCTTTTGTGTTTCATTTTTTAAAGTTGTCCATTTTAAATTGCAGTGATAGTGATGATAGAAAAGTTGGTTTAATTTGTCTCAAGATATATACATAGTTGATGTAACACCCTATTAGacagagttttacgcttaagtcgtagaacagaggtagtgtggtgttaTGGACCTCTACAAagtaaaatatatacaataatagtGGAAaagataatatactaggagccttgaaaaatgggtaaaacaaattTGCAAAATGAAAAGCGCAATGCGCGAGGAATagaattacttgcgtgctaagaaacctaaaaggTAATGATAAAGATAAGCAAGAGAGTAAAGGAAAGCCAAGAAAACAacataactagctcctgactcagcatgcgaagccaaggctggccggaggatatttatatatatatatacataagtatccaaaatacccaaaatacagaaatagGACCCTAGCTCTGCTGtaacctctatgaggaacaaaataatcAAGTTTCTTGGAGAATAAGCTAAGTACAtaggtacatatatatacaatcataaaacttaaaataacccagttctcagcatggtaaaggtgcccacgcatataataaataaggtcctgaaaATGCTAGaggtaatcctagaactccgtcgtacaattgtaaaacttaattactaaacagaagccataaataggGGTAGGTAATCTAGACCTTCCTAAACTTACTCAATTTTAAACCTAACATAACACCAACCCACTTCACCCTTTCCTCCGTCCCTCCGTCATCCATAATTCAGCAaagacaagcaaccaaacaagttcacacACAAGTAATAAGCAGATGgtgcaagtagcaagtataacagGTAGCAGGATGTATATATTCAATTAGGCAAATCCaggaaatgcatagcaatcaaaacaaacaaatgcacatgatgtatacctatcctatggctgatgaggctcatctgtcggttattcagccaacccgacaagtccaaaaaccttagactgtcccccgtcgcgcatccccatgagtctatccatagatttcacattcatttatcattcaaatcactcacccgggaatttatacgtgcctagtcacccttacgacgtaaggTCAACAGAGTACCGAGTTtcgacctggaacacgtggtCGCAAGCCACGGTTCTTACCCAGAAAAACTTGTATCTCCGatatcattattcataagccatatCATTTTCATAATCAATATATAATCATTTATCAAGCCATGGCATTAAACTTCATTTAACATTCTCATCTCCTTCATATAACTCATCATTTTACCTCTTACCTCATCCCCAAGAAATCTTATTTTCCTAGCTTCAACTAGCTACTGGACTTAGTACTATACCTTAAGTCTAAAAGGAaggaaaatggaggtttagaagtgaaACTCTGGTTTAAAACaccaaaaatccagttttgcagcaAGCAgaagtcacgcgttcgcgtgggccacgcgcacgcgtggtgaGAATagtatgtcacgcgtacgtgtgagtcatgcgtacgcgtggatgtatgTTTTTCCAAAAAAATGGCAGAATTCCCAAAAAGCTGCTAAAACCCAGTTTTGGTATCCTGTAAACATAGTTTTCACCCTAAATTTCAATcgttcataactttctctacaaaattatatttttcacaAAATATATATTGTTCAAAAGTTTGCAAAACCGCCTTTCATTTGAAACAAATCAcatttccatccaaaatttgaggagcaagTTATGGACTTCCAAAGTTCATCAAAACCCACTTTTTACCAAATTACTTCCAAACCTCATTTTCACCAAATTCATATTCCTCATTCATAAAACCTACATACTCATAACATATCAAGCCCATTTCATTAACAACCACTCCTAAATTACCTTTAACTAATTCAACAAGCCATAACCACCAATATATATCAACATATATTACATATATGAGCAACCCTTCATTAACATATATCAACCCTTCACATATATTAACCCTTCAACACATATATCAACCTTTTATTAACATATATCAACCAAATTCCATTAACAtatatcaacatcatcatcaacccTTCATTAATAATTTCAAGAACACATATTCAATACCAACAACTCATGCTCATAAATTCCAACACTAGCTCAATTTCAAGAACACATATTCAATAATCTCAACAACTTATGCTCATAAATTCCAATACAAGTACAACCATAAATTTATCCAATATCTCCACAAAGCTAATCATTTAATGCATTTAACCATTTCAACTTAACATAtggttctctagcctaagttttcacaacaccttaAATGTTAAACGcgcgaaacttaaaccataccttggccgatcactttattcaattcaaGGCAGCCTCACAAGTTAGAACTAAGCCCCTCAAGCTCAAAGAAACCAGTCACAATCTAAGCTTCAATCACCAACAAGCCTCCAAATACTCACTTTTCAATTCCAATGCATGTATATGAACTTAATTCATACCTAATACACATATATATTCCAAATTCAGATTTTACTTAATGGAATCAAAATTGAATTAAAGTTTAGGGAATCCTTATCGCTCCCACACGCGTAGCAACTCAAACCTAGTAAGCTCcgcaagctaaatcgaacctagaaCACCAAATTAGTCAATtacattttcatccctaaaattttaataattaatcaaattagttcttatataatttttttattttttcttgataatattaaatttgaaataatttttgatactactaattttaatagaaatgtaattgacaaacaaaatattagtaattgtatcttttcttcttaaaaatattttcaataaaattatttctctcctttaattcttctcaaaatctctcttattcttttctattctaaaatctttttcttacattattacattttgctagaatatatatatactcaaaataaaaatgtatatatttgttaacctaaacaaagttatatgctcaaaatcaaaatttatatatgttaacctaaacaaagttataccactatttttttctagtacatcttttttttttcattacggTATTACTTACATATAGAATGTAATGGTAGTGATATTAAAAGTCAAAATTCAAGAAGATCCACAAATTTTGCTTCAATTTCAAACTTTGCAAACTATTAAAAATTTGTtgcttaattattattatatcaagaaaaaataaaaataaattatataaggactaatttgattaatttttaaaattttagggatgaaaatgacttacgtcttaACTTTCAAGAGCTATTTTGAttctaaataacttttttacatgtcaactGACACGTGACATGCCACGTGTTACTGATATGACACGTGGCGTGCCAGGTGTCACTGATCtcacacgtcaaccaatcatcttgtgataCGTGGTATTAACCCACCACGTCGTTatcatgccacgtggcacttaacgtaacacgtcatcatccaactgacggaaggactaatgTGACCAAGTCGtatatctttcagggacgatttcAATTAATTTTGTCTTTCGAGGACCAAAATGAAAATCGAAATATCTTTCAGAgatgattttgactattaactctaatAATTAAACTTCTTCAGTGACGACACGTTGCCGGACTTAGTAGAGAAGTaaaaaaattccaaaattcaTCAGACGGCAATTTTCTCgcttctaatattttttaaaagaaagttTGTATTATCATTGAACATCTAAATGGACAACAAGATTACATACATTATCAGGAGCGTGCCAATTTGAGGGCCAAAAAACATGCAGAAGCTTCCACCTCCATGGGTTATCATGACATTTTGATCAAACTAAATTTGGATCCCTGAGAAGCTAAAGAaataaaactatataaaaattgttacattattttaaaattgattacAAGATACATAAATCTATTTATAGTTTTACATTATATAAAAATAGATACCAAACTATTAGAAAGTGAAGTTTTGCCACGTTACTCCTTCTAATTGTGtcgttatttttattcttgttgcaATGAAAATCTaacttttttgtttaaaaaaaaaaacagattttTGAAATTATACGTATACAAATCTATATGTTTGATTGTTTCTTTGTGTCTGCCTTGTGTTTTTGTTGACATTGTTGTTAGTCAATAGTTTTTATCACCGCGGTCTCAAAAAATATGCACATATCAATGATAAAGTGAACAAACTCCATATAACATTAAAATGGATAAGATAAGAACtttgttaattaattttgattttttaatttattagttttttatatatcttttattttttggattattttattttattagttgtttttttttattttattgttttttttttattttatttgctatTTTTCGTTACCATGGATAATAAAGTCAAGTCCTTTTTGGCATCTTTTTAGCCTTGTATTTACTAATGAAAAGTTGTAGATAATAATAAAAAGTCATTCCAATGCTTAACTTACCACAATCCACAAAACTgaaaatcatattaaaaaaaagTACATTATTATGAGCTTGATTCTTGAAAGTCAATTTCTTTGTAAATGTATTGTTTTGATTTTCGGGGTTTACGGGCATTGTTTACCTTGATAGAGTATAACACATCAACATGTGTCCATATTTTTTTGGAAAGTATAGAGAAAGAACCATGTCATGATGCCCCGGATCAAAATAAATCTATGATATAGATTTGAATCACTACTAATGTATCCTCTCATAAGTAAAAGAGATTTaaaattttgttctatgatttgCATATCCAAATCTAAGTCTACTGGTTGCACTATTCAACTATTGTCTGGCATGCAAAGACTTGAAAAAACAAATACAACACAACACCTTTGTCGTCTATGGTATTATTACAATTCAATTGAGTTATCGCCTAGTTCTTGATACTATGATTCATTGAATATGCTTGAACATCATATTAATTAACTATGATGCATCTTTATTGCAAAATGGTCAAAACATGTCTCTACCGCCACCTTTACTTGGTTCTTTAAATTTGTATTCATCAAGATAACAATGTACAGTTCACTCAAGCTATCTAATGAAGattattaataaaaacaaaaacaacccTTAATTAAAACACCTAACTGAGACTTAAGGTAAATAAATGCAAGCATGTGATTATTCTGCGCTGCAGAATTATCAATAGACTTCAACATGCCATTGTTTGTTCTTCTTAAGTTGTGAAAGTTTTTCTTCCCAATTTTCTCCTCTTTGCTCTGCAACCTTCTTCAGTGTATCTTGGATTCCAGGCATCATCCCCTTTAGACCACAGAAGTAAATGTGAGCTCCATTGTCGAGAAGTTTGAAGATCTCATCGCTATATTCCTTGATCTTATCCTGAACATACATCTTGCCTCCGCTCCTATTCTTCTGCTCTCTGCTGAGAGCTTTGTCATAGCGGAAGTTGTCCGGATAGTCCTTAAGGTATTTGGTGAATTCGTCATCATATAAAAGACTATCGATATTGGCAACACCAAGGAAGAGCCAGGCTAGTCCACCAAACTTGAATTTAGGAACTAACTCCATAAACATTCGGCGCAGATAGCCTCTAAATGGAGCAACACCAGTACCAGTTGCAATCATTATGTGTGTAGCATTTGGATCATCTTCAGGCAAAAGCATGATCTTCCCAGAGGGCCCTGCAAAAACCAATGTAGATAACTCAATTCTCAGtttcaattctcaatcaacaagaagTTTTCACATACATTTGCAATTGCATTGTGACTCATGAGTCAATAGGCTAATGGAATCATCTTAAGTTTAGCTTACCAATCTGTTATACATCCTATAAAATAACTTTCATGACTATACCAAATATTCAGTCTATACCTAATGAAATAATTGTTTGTCATGTTAGTTGAAAACATTATATGATATACACTCATAACTTCTAATTGATTAACAACCAACCAAACAGAAGTCAAATAGTGCCATACATTTAGTAAAACAAGTCCCAACATCATAATGTGAGGTGTATATTATCGAATTAGTGAATTACCTTGATAAGCTATAGCTTTGCAAAGCTGTCAACACCATTGTGGATGGTGAaaatcgaagttgtgaatgaaaaataaaaagaaggaacCTTTTATAACTTTGTGTTAATTTTTTAGCTTCTATTTATTGGTAGTATGGTTAGAGCATACATGTGCTTCACCAGTTATAGTGATATATTTGTAATCCCCAAATATTTCTAATGGGTTTGGGTTAATATGTGTCAACAATTATTTATTGAAACTTGTTTCTTCATGTAGTGACTATAATTTTACTTAGAATTCCCAGAATCTAGGTTTGCCCTATCAATATCTTCAGAGTGTTGATTATTCTTCCCTCAAAGCTGCTGAATTTTTTTCAGAGGATTCCAATTAGATCTATCTCATAAATCAGTAGGGCAACCTAGGGTAAAAATTGAATAACATATTACAACTAAGACATGCACGTTAATAATAAAGATATTTGAAATCCACCCAATTGAGGAAGGTACACGAAGGAGTTACGCTATTGCAATACAAATTGGTTCTGAGAATCTGTAAAATAAGAAGAGATTTTTCCCACCTGTGATTTTAATTTTGTCTCCAGGCTTGGAGTTGCACAAAAAGTTGCTGCAAACGCCTTGCTTAGATGGATCTTCCTTTCTAGTCTCAGAATCATAATAAACGGCACGACGCACACACAAGCTGGCGGTTTTACCATCAAAATTGTCTCCATACCTCGTCGAAGCAATTGAATATAGCCGAACATTATGGGAACTTCCAGGTTTCTTCGGATTTTCTCCTTGCCACCCATGTGTAAATTCTATTCATTAGTACCAAATCATTCTAAATCTTTTAAGATGTCCATTTTACATGCCAAAATTCAAGCATTGTGGACTGTCAACAGAAAAATAACTCAATGATACTGCTTACAGTGGAATGACACCATAACTCTGTCCTTCCCAGTAGGGAACATTGCCACCATGATCAATCACAATATGACATGTTTCACCAGGAGCCTTTGGGCCAACGAGTCTCTCAACGGAAACAATAGTTGCTGTGTATGGCTCTTTAGGCTTGTATATATTCAATGGAGGTTCATTAGCATCTTCCAATTCTAAAGGGGAGACTGTAACTTTGGGTACACTAGCTTGTTGCACCGACATGCATGTCACATGCCGACTTCTTAGTTGAGAGTTGTTTGCTTTCAGGTCGAAAGTTAAGACCAGTGCCCATGATTTATCCTGGAAGTTTAAGTTAGATACCTGCAAATCAAGAGCTGATTTTCTTTAGAAACATAAATTGTATATCTAAAATGACAAAAGTAAGTTTCAAACAAAATAAAGCCAACATAATTTATCACTCTAACAACTGCAATGTCATTACCCATTGGTTTCAAAAATCAAACTTGCTTCTTCGTTTTAAAGTATATGTTTATTTGGACAAAGTAATACATTAAAAATATTCATTTCTATAATTGTTCTGCCATGAGCTTCTAAAATCATCACTAATCAAAGCGAAATCTCACATATGTAAGGAACTTTTAAAACAAACTAAAGGCACGTAAATATAATAAGTGTTTCCAAAAGTCAAAGGCCAGAAAAATAATAAGGATCATAAGAAATATCAAACCTTAAGCGCAGTTCTTTTGAGAGACAAATCGTTGCCAAGAGGAACAGCCACAGCTACCTGCTAAAATCAGTGGCAAAAAACAATTCAGAACTTTTGTTCAACTATgaaagacaaaattaataaacAACAAAGTTAAACATATGGTAAAAAATCCTTAGTTTCCTTTTAAAATGGCCTACTTCAGCTCAAATTTCCAAACTTCGATAGTCTACAAAGTTAGTTGTATTCACCCACAGCTCAAACCAGGTAGCAAAAgtaaatataaaagagaaaacggtcaaaatcaaattttgattccATTTGGAGTGACCCTTTTGCCTAAGATGGAGAAAACGAAGGTAATTGGTTAGTGAATTCATTACCTGTGACGCAATCAAATGAGCCATCACAAGATCAacaacaacaaatataggaccaGTAATCTCAGCAGCAACAGGAAGTGATTGGAGAAAGGAAAAGggatttaataataaataaatatttgattAGATTTGAACAATGAAAAGTGGTAGATGAGTGTATTATCTAAGATTAATCAAATTTGAACTTGTAAAGTAAAGTTGGGTTTCGTGATCCTTTCGAGAATGGGAGAAGTCGTTGCTTCGTCACATTTTTGGCTCCTCAGAGTGTCACTCCCACCCTTTTGTGAGGGTAAACAGTAGGCTGTAGGAACCATAAACTAGGAATCAATATTCTAAAAATTGGACCGGTTCTTCTTGTGAAATCAaccaaaccaaatcaactaaaatttgattgatttgatttgGTTTTCGATTTTTACACTGattcaaacaaaattttttttttctacttcTCTTATTAAACGGTTTTATATTTGAGCGTTGGTGTCCAGAGACTCACCTTCTACTTGCCGTGGGGCAAGTGAATAATCACTCTACATGATGTTGTATATCACCTTGGGCTGTGCGCTAATGGAGAACTCGTGCGTGGTTGCTTTCGTGACTTTAACACATGGTACGGGACCGGGGCCTGGAAGTTGGTTAAAAAGCTACTCGGTGCTAGGCCTCCTGTAGTCCACTAGCAGGGCGCACAGAGGAAGGAGTCTTTCTCCCTGAAGCTGACATGGCTTCCGGAGCGTGTACGGCAGATGCCGCCCGATACTGATGATCTAGCCACCCTCTGACAGTATGCGAGGTGCTACATACTGTTGATGATCGGGGGTTATTTGATGACTGATAAGTCCAATAATCAGGTTCATCTCCGTTGGCTCCCACTACTGGACGACTTTGAGAGGTGCTAATCTCTGTCATGGAGATCTGCGATGCTAGCATAGACATTCCATTTTTTATGCTCTGTGGTCCATCCCTCTACCACAGACATCGCCGGATGCACTCATTTGCTGTATCTTGGATATACCAGAAGTTTCCTAAGTGATGTCCACCTGAGCAATAGATTCACATGTACCCTATGGCTGCGAGGTAACTGTTTAGTTTGGTTTTATTATTCTTCATTTTTCGCATAACAATATTAAGACAGATTGACTGAATGGTGGTTAATGATGCAAATGTTCACAGGTTGATCGGCATGACACAGCAGAGTAGAGACCAGCACGAGCAGATAGTCCAGCGATGGTGTCGGGAGTTGGATCAGTTATTCTGGGATGAGGTAAGCCATGTACCCTTTTATATTGGTTCAGTTGCATAGATTAGTCAAACTATTATAGCAACTGTCACTGACACCTCTTTCGATGCGTTCATTGTAGTTCACGTAGATGTCGTACGACGACTCTGCACTACAGGATATGTTCCCGCTATGACCACCAagaaagagaaatgaagaagatagAGAAAAATGATAATGACCACTAAGAACACTTGACATGCATATTCATATGCTTGCTGGTAGATTTGTAGGATAACTAAGTCCTCCTGCATAAGGCAATTGAAGAAGGTCTACCATGTCGGAGAAAGTGAAGAAGCTCCTGACCTGCCACAATAACCTTCACAAAGAAGATGCCAGGGGTGTAATACCTAGTCATGACAATCCAATGGTGATAACAATGATCCTAGCCAATGCTAATCTTCATAGGACCCTAGTGGATTAGGAAAGTTCAGCTGACATTTTATTTATGCCAGCCTTTAATAAGCTTGGCTTGaaggaaaaagatttgaaaggatGTCCAAACACTCTTTTTAGTTTGGGAGATTCTTCCATCCGACCTCTAGTGTACATTACTCTATACGCTATCTTTGGCAAATTAAAGGGTTATAAGTGCAAACTATAAGTGTCGATTATATTGTCGTAGATGTAGCCTCAacctacaatgccctgatagaccggaaaacttgaaattgactcactGCACCACTCCTCACCTTTGTATGAAATTTCTCATTCATGAGGGAATAGCAACTATAAGAGGAGAAAAGAAACTTGCTAGAAGATGTTATAATGAAAGCTTAAACCTACGAGGCTGCCCAAGACGTTGAGGTCAGACATATAACTTGGAAATTGAATGGCCGAACTAATGCCCTCTCCAAGCTAACCAATACAATGTCAGGAGGTAATAATAGAAGTTTGATCTAAGAGACGCTGCAATCAC is a genomic window of Arachis ipaensis cultivar K30076 chromosome B06, Araip1.1, whole genome shotgun sequence containing:
- the LOC107604790 gene encoding ferredoxin--NADP reductase, root isozyme, chloroplastic — protein: MAHLIASQVAVAVPLGNDLSLKRTALKVSNLNFQDKSWALVLTFDLKANNSQLRSRHVTCMSVQQASVPKVTVSPLELEDANEPPLNIYKPKEPYTATIVSVERLVGPKAPGETCHIVIDHGGNVPYWEGQSYGVIPQGENPKKPGSSHNVRLYSIASTRYGDNFDGKTASLCVRRAVYYDSETRKEDPSKQGVCSNFLCNSKPGDKIKITGPSGKIMLLPEDDPNATHIMIATGTGVAPFRGYLRRMFMELVPKFKFGGLAWLFLGVANIDSLLYDDEFTKYLKDYPDNFRYDKALSREQKNRSGGKMYVQDKIKEYSDEIFKLLDNGAHIYFCGLKGMMPGIQDTLKKVAEQRGENWEEKLSQLKKNKQWHVEVY